AAACACCATCAACCATCTCAACTATAAAACCATGAAAATCATGTAAACCATATAACCAATATATAAAAAACAAGATCTACAAGTTGCCCTATCATTACTTTGGTCGTTGTGATATGAGGTGACTCCATCCCCGCTCTGCCTTTCCTCACAACTtcctctctcctcttcctcctttctctttctctctgtAACcttgtctctctctctctctctctcactcTCTTAACTTTcactctctctctttttccctgGGTGTTTTCAAagtcttctttttttatttctttGGGGGTTCCTCTCCTCAACCTTGCCTTCTCCCCACCAAATTCAAGTCAAGACCCTCCCAGCCTCATGTTCTCCCCGTATTCGGAAGAATTCGAGGTCCCGGAATCGACGCTTCGACCATGCGATTTTGACCTGTGAGCATTCCCTTTGATTTCTCACCCACCCACATAAGAGTTAAAACACTCCGGTCGGAGTCTGGACTTCTCTGTGTCGCAATCTATACCTTTCTCTTGTCCCTGTTACCTTTGTCAATCTGGTTCTGCCTGGGATGCGCCTGTGTCATCGCCTTTAGTGTAACGCTTTCCGAGAGTTGACCAAGGCGCGCCAGTACCAGATCCTGCTAACCCCCCTGCgcggcttttttttgtatGTACAGATGAATCGGCACAGTGTGATTGAAAACCGCGTGTGTCTTTCACCATGTCGTAAGTCCCTTCGTCGATGATCTCCGTCCGGCCTCCAGCTGTGGGAGGGAGACTGGGTTGGAAAATCAAGTGCACCGGGTCGCGTTCTTATTACATCGCCTCATCCCAGTTTATGTCTCTTCTGTTCCCTGACCTTTAGTCTGATTAGTTCCCCCCCGACATCTAAGCGTCTCAAGACGTCGGCAACTACCAGCGCCCCCCCGCATATGCTTGCTCAACAACAGATTCATCCATTTCACCGCGTCCCAACCTTTGAAGGCATCCCGATTCCGACTGCTCCTATACCTCAACAAAACCTCGGCACTTCGCGCAAACGTCCTCCTTCTCCTACGGGATCCTCAGCCATGATGGCAGGCCCAGGGAATCCTGCGGGTGGTGGGATTGACGACCCCGGTGCCATTCCCACGGTCGAATCTACACCCAAGAAAAAAGGGCGCACAAATACCCCATGGACCGCAGAGGAGGAGCAAAGGCTTAAGACAATGCGCGACGCCGGGCGCAGTTGGAGTGAAATTGCAAAGGTGCGCGCGCAGCTTTTTAAGGGCTGAAACTATGGGTTGCTGACCTGGGCTTTTTATTTCCACCTGTTGCAGACTTTCCCGACCCGAACCGAGGGCAGTGTCAAGAAGCATTGGTACAAGGTACGCTATAGCCTGTGAGTTTGGTAATACCACGGCGCGTCTTACTGACACCTCACGCAGGACATGCACTACGCGGAATTTGCCGAAGATGAGGTATGATCCcgaactttttttttttaatgtcCGTTGTCGCATCCGCCTCTGACGTTGCACAGTCTGTGAAGCTTCGTGAGGCGATCAAGGAGTACGAGGCGAACAAGTGGAAGGTGATCGGTCAGAAAGTGGGAAAGCCTGCTAAAGTGAGTGTCGGAAATTCCTGCAAGCCATTGTGTATCCCATCTAATCTTCGATATTTTCCGGTAGGCCTGCGAACAGTATGCCAAAGAGCATTTCAAGAACGTCTGACTGCCACGACGCCTCTGACGAAGTGATGATATTTTTTCCTTAGCATCTTTTATGAATTTGGCATTCTCTCCTCCGGATTCCCGGCAATTCCAGAGCGATGTAAGTTTCATCGGTGGCCGCTGGAGGCCACTGGTTTTACAAGGCAGATGGAGTTGGCGATCTGGGTATCTTTTCAACGTTATTCTTGGATTTCCTTTATATGTGCTATGAACACCTGCGCATCCTGTTTTGCGATCATGTTTCCCCTCCCAAGGCGTTGTTTTGATCTGACAAgcgctgttttttttttttttttttttttttttctctttggcGCTTTTGTGACTATCAATACTATATGATTCCCACTGGTTCCAGTATGAGGAAATTGCAAAAGCAAATATGAGAAACTCGGTACTGTACGTAGTGTATACTGACTCCGTATGTACATACCAAAGTAGGCATCAGTGTCCACAGACAAGGTGGCGGAAAAGTGAATGTTATTTTCCCCCCGCGGCAATCAAATCTTCCCCCTCATTTTTCCCCCACGGGAAATTGAAAGCTTTACATATTTGGTTAACTGCCATTACCTGCTGTTGCTTTGTTTTGGATTTGAAGCCTCTTCAAGGAAACCTAAGCCGCGTGCGATTTCCTGACTCAGTCCGCTGACGCCACAGTGTGTTCATAGTGACTCTTCTCGGAAGGTAACCCAATCTGTGCACCAACGGCTACCATGAAGACGAGTAGTGTGGTATTCCCTCACGATCAAGGTATCTAGGACAAGCCTCCTGCATGAAGACCGGTGTTCGACTGTTGTCGTTCTGAGATTATACGGTTAAACTTGATCTGGGTAATTCCAGCGAAAGGACTCAATGcgctttttctttcctcagGAATTAGATGTGATACTAACACAATCGCAGCATGGCTTCAGAAAATGAAATCACCGCCTTAGCGGTGCACTCCAACAAGGAAGACCTGGCGACATCCAAGCCTGAAATCCCTGGCGTGGCTAACAAGGATGAGCTACTCTACGCCGAGACCAGGACTAATCGCCGCAATCCCGTCGGATCACGCTTGGGCTCCATTATTAGAGCCTTTGAGAACCAGCTCATTGAGTATAATCTGGAAGCGCGTGGTATTGAACGAGTCGCCGTGGATGATCGCATGAAGCGCAACACGTGGATGTCGTATCTACAAGCCTTCTTGCTTTGGATCTCCATCAATCTTGCACCCAATAACATTACTCTGGGGATGTTAGGGCCGGCCGTGTATGGTCTCAGCTTCCGGGACTCGGCGCTTTGTGCTGTATTTGGAGCCTTAGTTGGTTCCGTCGTCTCCTCTTGGATGGCCACATGGGGGCCCATTTCCGGGATCCGGACAATGGTGCGTAGCACGTAGTGAATCTGAAGGTATTTGACTGTGAAGGCTTATTGGTGACTAGGCTTTTGGAAGGTATTCGATGGGCTGGTGGCCCAGCAAGGTTATTGTTCTATTGAACCTTGTTCAGATGATTGGATACGGCTTGATTGACTGCGTCGTTGGCGGACAAATTTTGTCTGCTGTCTCCCCTGATGGCATGTCCGTAGCTGTCGGTGGGTATTCCAGGAAATCTATACATTAATTGTGATACTAACCTTGATATCTTTAGGTATCGTGATCATCGCGGTTATAAGCTGGGCTGTGGCCACATTCGGCATTCAAGTATTCCACTACTATGAACGGTGAGTTTCAGAAACTCTTGCCATTCGGAACAGTGCCACTAACAAATCTCATTTCAGATTCGCCTTTTTGCCTCAACTTATTGTGGTCTGCATCCTTTTCGCGGTGTCATCCGTGAAATTTGACTTGTCAACCATCTCTGCCGGCGATGCCCGGACAGTAGCTGGCAATAGGTGAGTCTACACTACAGACCTACGAAAGGAAGCCAAGGGTTTCTAACATGGTCCCAGGCTATCCTTCTTTTCTATCTGTCTGAGCGCCGCAATCACCTACGCCCCACTAGCAGCTGACTTCTTCGTTTACTACCCCGAAAACACCTCTCGGGTGAAAATCTTCAGCCTCAGCCTGGCAGGCCTCCTTGTCTCCTTCACGCTGGCCATAATCTGCGGCGTCGGGCTGGCGTCCGGCATCTCCATACACCCAGAATACTCCGCCGCCTACGAGCAAGGCCAAGGAGCACTAGTCGTCGAAGGATTCGGCCCGCTGCATGGCTTCGGCAAATTCTGCTCTGTGATCTGCGCCCTAGGCCTGATCGCCAATACAGTCGCGCCCACTTACTCCGCCGGCATCGACTTCCAGATCCTCGGTCGCTACGCCGAGGCAGTACCGCGCGTAATCTGGAATACCATTGCCGTCATTATCTATACCGTCTGCGCGCTAGTTGGCCGCAGCCATCTCTCTGAGATCTTCACCAATTTCCTCGCTTTGATGGGCTATTGGGTTGTCATCTGGATTGCCATTGTCCTCGAGGAGCGGTATATCTTCCGTCTTCGCACTGGGTACAACTGGGGGATCTGGCGGGATCCGTCTAAGCTGCCCATTGGCATTGCGGCTTTCGCTGCCTTTGTTGTTGGCTGGGTGGGCGCCGTATTGTGTATGGCGCAAGTGTGGTATATCGGACCTATTGCCAAATTGGTTGGCGAATACGGTGCTGATGTATGTCAAATTCCACTTCTTATAATACGTCTTTGAAACTAACTTGTTGCTCACTAGATGGGAATCTACGTTGGGTTCTGTTGGACTGCGCTTGTTTACCCCCCTTTCAGATTCATCGAACTTCGTTTCGTGGGTCGTTAGGTCTTGCCTGACACATGATGTCATGTCCAGGCATAAAACCAAATCTGCTTCTTTCTTGGGCGAAAGTTGACACGTCTCAATGCATATTTGCTTCCCGGGATATTGAGGCTTCGCTTACAATACCGCATTTTTCTAGATACAGACGTGTACATTAGGTCAAAAAGTGGTGTATGGGGTATACTTTAAAAAGATTATCATTTTCTTGGCTCTTTCTATCTGATACTAGCACCCACAACGCCAGTATCAAACAAGTCCTACCAACAGGACCCCTAGCGACATCCCATCTCATAGTCACTACAAACCCAAACAGACAATCATAGATCAAAATAAGAACCCCACCAAACACTCTCATTTCATCTACTAGAGCACTATGGTACAAAAGAGACGGAGGAGCCACGGAGACAGAACAGAGACAGACACGCAGCATAATGTTCACACTGTATTGGGACTTCCAAACAATAAGCAGAGAGAATCGCCATTGAAGATTTACCGGTACCAGTATTCGGGCTTGACATAGTCGGCGAAGGTCTTGGGCTCGTCTTGAGGAGGGGGGTGGTGACCGCCGTCATGGTCCTCTGAGAGCGAGAATGTTAGCATAACCAACAGATTATCCTATACCAAGGCAAAAAGAGAGAGCGGGAAACATACGGGAGTGGGAGTCCTCGGGTCCGACGTAGTTCAGCTTGACCACGTTGCCGCACTCGAGGCAGCGCTCGATGGGGCGATCGCGGGAGACCTAAAAGGTGTAGAGTTAGTCTCTATAGCTGGAGACATTGGCCTTGGACTTGGATGGGGCGGTCATACAGTCAGCCAGTTGACCTGGTGGGAGTCTGCGGGGAAACCGGTGCAACCGGCGTACTGCTCATCACCGGCACCGTTAACGATGATAGGGTTTTCGAGTGTGCCTGCATAAATCCACCAGCTTGGTCAGCCAATGTCTCGGTTTTCGTCCCGGAGCAATGATCATGCGATTCCGCCGTGTTTGGTCATTCAGGAACTGTGATGAGAAGTTGGGGGAATTATCAAGGAGTCATACCCTTGCGGGAGGCATCGAGGGGACGCATGTCGAAGACGTCAATGCCCTGCATCTTTCCGATGAGTTCCAGACGCTCGAGACCGGTGGCCTGTTCGAAATCGGTGGGAGTGGTACCGGGCTTGGCACCCGGAGCGAAGAGGTCCTCCTCAGTCTTGATATCTAGATATCGACAAGAGAAATAGGTTAGGATTTTGTGCTGTGATTTTTGTTGTAGATATCCACTAGGTGTAGAATGAACAAGCTTGGCGTGTGGATCGGGAAAAGTATCCGCATGACCAGCACCCAAGATTCCAGAGCGTCCAATTGCACGCAATTTCTCGAGCGGGGAACTCTGTGAATTTTTCACGAGCCACAGAGGCCGGAAGAAAAGCAATTGACTGCTATGGGGTTGGGTAAAGCACTAACCATCGAAGGACAGGATCTTGCCCTCTTGCTTAGGAGCCCACTTCTTCTCATTGGCTGTAACAGTTTCGCGTTAGCTAGTGATCATAATGGATAGTTCACATCGATTGACCGCAAAAGGCCCCTTATGATCGGGGTACGCGGAGATTGGAGAAGTTGTGCGAAGATCGGATCATGCCATTTTGAGAAGTTACGTACAGCGAACGATGGAGGAAGAGAACGGGCGCTGGGCGAGGGTAAAAGCGCGGGCAGGCGAGCGCCTTGCAAGGGCGGAGGCTGTACGTTGGAGGAACATCGTCCTAGAGGTGAATGGGTGGATGACGCGGGGCGTTTGGAGCAGGAGAGGGAGTTTGGAGGTTTGAGGTTGGGCGAGTTTGAAGCCGCTTTGGTCCGACCTCCTGTGATTGGCTGACTGCACCATCCAATAGGAACGTGAGTAAAGATGAGTCAGCAATTCTGATTGGCAGGAGCTACGCAAGGGCGGCCTCAATTACGAGCGGCAGAACATCCGTTTTGGAACACCTAGGGCTTCTCTATGTAGGGCACGAGGTGTGTTGAAAACACCTTAGGCCACTCGCATAAAAGATCATAAGTCATAGTATACTGAACAAGTCCTTCTAAACTACTCCATAGAAAAGCAGACGCTTCAAGATCATTCAAGCCTTTCCGCTCTCAGCTTGCACGCCGTTGGCGGTATACCAGGCCCAAGCTTCCGTGAAATGTGTGCCCATTTGTTGTCCTCAtagtcctccagcgcctttTTCAGTTTCTCATCCTGCTCTAGGACTTAGCGCAGCCCCATTTTCTCAGCTGAGTGGGGAACAACATACCAAAGCATCATCCCAAACCACCTCTCTTTCCTTCAACTTGGTACAGTAGCGAACTTGCAATGTTTGTTGTTTTCGTCCTGGAAAAAAGCACTCAATCTGCCTCCAGGAAAACTTCCAGTGCTCCTTCAGGGTTATTAACATCTCATCTTCCTTGCGACCGAATCTAGTCTTTGGTGCTTTTGGCAAAGGGCAAGGCGTCGGTACTCCTGGAAGGTCCATGAAGCTAAGGTCGATTTGCGGCTGGTATGGCTCGGATTCCTGACCAGCGGAGGTTATACCAATCAATGCTTGAGATGGTAGCcggtggtggtgatgctgTTGCGGGAGAGCAGTCTGGAGGTAGTCATAGTTCGATGGCTGGTGGGAAGACGAAGGGCCGACATGATCAGCGTACGTCAGATCAGTCGATTCACCTGCTGGAACCGATGGGTCACCCAAGGGCAGATTGAGCAAGATAGATCGATACCCATGATAATGGTCGGTGTCTTCACTGACCTCGGGCCCATTGTCAGTACGTTGTCGTTTTCTGCTACCCTGGATTGGGGAGAGTCTATAGCCGTGTGCGTTGTAGTGCGACCCCGGCTGGCGTTGGGGCGAGTTGTCCGTGATAAAAGTTGATGGGGACCCAAAGGTTGGCTGTACTGTAACACAGTGGTAGTGAATTTCAGTAGACCTATCTTGGAGCAAATGTGTTGTGCCGTTGGGAATGACATCCTCCCGGTTCGCATCTTTACCACCTTCATGAGGAGCGTAGTTAACCATGAAGCCTCGATAAGGGTCCCCCGGTGGTGTAGACATGTATACACAACACCAGGGCCTGTAGCCCCTGCCAGTGACTAGAGTGGCTGTTGGGGGATGAGCGGTTTTAGGGCGTGTTTATTTCCAAAGGAGTCTCTTTCGAGTTGAAAGACCAACCAAAAAAAGGCCTCTCTTGTTGCGTGGAACGATACGAAGAAAAATTCGGCCATGTGTATAGTGGctaaaaaagagaagaaagtgTGTTCAACGCGTTATCATGCAGGAGAGGGTATATAGGGTTACTTTGGGTCACATTGCAGGCAGGTTTTGTAGAAGAATGGGCCATGTATAATGTACAAGAGCGTGAGATTTCAATGATTTTTTCCTAGATTATGAGagaacaaaaaaacaaagagaaggACCTATCTATAACAACATCAGGAGAGACCTCCCTGAGAGAAATCCAACCGTGTGCCGGTGACCAAGATGGCGCGTGCGTGGCCGGGCTGATTCCATCAGTCTCCAGTGGACCGGACTGCAAGAGGATTCTGAATTATCATAGTCAAATTTATTGCGACAGGCAAGTTGTATCCCATCTTTCCGGCCCTCAGAAGTGTTTTTCATCCTTCGCTTTCGCACAGACTCCTAGCGTCTAGGGGAGGGGTTAAAATAGCCCCTCGAAGCAGTAGAaacccccttcccccccAAGAGTTGTTGGCAAAGTGGCTAATAGTG
The nucleotide sequence above comes from Penicillium digitatum chromosome 1, complete sequence. Encoded proteins:
- a CDS encoding Nucleoside transporter, putative, whose protein sequence is MFSPYSEEFEVPESTLRPCDFDLSPPTSKRLKTSATTSAPPHMLAQQQIHPFHRVPTFEGIPIPTAPIPQQNLGTSRKRPPSPTGSSAMMAGPGNPAGGGIDDPGAIPTVESTPKKKGRTNTPWTAEEEQRLKTMRDAGRSWSEIAKTFPTRTEGSVKKHWYKDMHYAEFAEDESVKLREAIKEYEANKWKVIGQKVGKPAKACEHIFYEFGILSSGFPAIPERLTLLGSMASENEITALAVHSNKEDLATSKPEIPGVANKDELLYAETRTNRRNPVGSRLGSIIRAFENQLIEYNLEARGIERVAVDDRMKRNTWMSYLQAFLLWISINLAPNNITLGMLGPAVYGLSFRDSALCAVFGALVGSVVSSWMATWGPISGIRTMAFGRYSMGWWPSKVIVLLNLVQMIGYGLIDCVVGGQILSAVSPDGMSVAVGIVIIAVISWAVATFGIQVFHYYERFAFLPQLIVVCILFAVSSVKFDLSTISAGDARTVAGNRLSFFSICLSAAITYAPLAADFFVYYPENTSRVKIFSLSLAGLLVSFTLAIICGVGLASGISIHPEYSAAYEQGQGALVVEGFGPLHGFGKFCSVICALGLIANTVAPTYSAGIDFQILGRYAEAVPRVIWNTIAVIIYTVCALVGRSHLSEIFTNFLALMGYWVVIWIAIVLEERYIFRLRTGYNWGIWRDPSKLPIGIAAFAAFVVGWVGAVLCMAQVWYIGPIAKLVGEYGADMGIYVGFCWTALVYPPFRFIELRFVGR
- a CDS encoding Cytochrome c oxidase, subunit Vb; protein product: MFLQRTASALARRSPARAFTLAQRPFSSSIVRSNEKKWAPKQEGKILSFDDIKTEEDLFAPGAKPGTTPTDFEQATGLERLELIGKMQGIDVFDMRPLDASRKGTLENPIIVNGAGDEQYAGCTGFPADSHQVNWLTVSRDRPIERCLECGNVVKLNYVGPEDSHSQDHDGGHHPPPQDEPKTFADYVKPEYWYR
- a CDS encoding Homeodomain-like gives rise to the protein MVNYAPHEGGKDANREDVIPNGTTHLLQDRSTEIHYHCVTVQPTFGSPSTFITDNSPQRQPGSHYNAHGYRLSPIQGSRKRQRTDNGPEVSEDTDHYHGYRSILLNLPLGDPSVPAGESTDLTYADHVGPSSSHQPSNYDYLQTALPQQHHHHRLPSQALIGITSAGQESEPYQPQIDLSFMDLPGVPTPCPLPKAPKTRFGRKEDEMLITLKEHWKFSWRQIECFFPGRKQQTLQVRYCTKLKEREVVWDDALDEKLKKALEDYEDNKWAHISRKLGPGIPPTACKLRAERLE